From Oryza brachyantha chromosome 9, ObraRS2, whole genome shotgun sequence, a single genomic window includes:
- the LOC102704833 gene encoding ADP-ribosylation factor GTPase-activating protein AGD3-like — protein sequence MFFTRLDDSPMFRKQIQSLEEGAELLRERCLRFHKGCRKYTEGLGEAYDGDIAFASSLEAFGGGHNDPISVAFGGPVMTKFTIALREIGTYKEVLRSQVEHMLNDKLVQFVDIDLHDVKDARKRFDKASLLYDQARERYLSLKKGTRTDVATAVEDELHSARSSFEQARFNLVTALSNIEAKKRFEFLEAVSGTMDAHLRYFKQGYELLHQMEPYINQVLSYAQQSRERSNYEQAALVERMQEFKRQIDRESRWSPNGINNSPNGDGIQAIGRSSHKMIEAVMQSGSKGKVQTIRQGYLSKRSSNLRGDWKRRFFVLDSRGMLYYYRKQNSRPSSGYTNQRSSTPSEHGSGLLSRWFSSHYHGGVHDEKSVARHTVNLLTSTIKADADQSDLRFCFRIISPTKNYTLQAESAMDQMDWIEKITGVIASLLSSQSPERRLLLSPKGSGHNRTASESSSFSSSTELDHSISEDCMMERNPGSGYFEHSGRTTQHHRTNMKPDKPIDLLRKVVGNNICADCGAAEPDWASLNLGILLCIECSGVHRNLGVHISKVRSLTLDVRVWEPSVINLFQSLGNTFANTIWEEMLPSSNSVDHGDISRADGLENTSRNLIFSKPKHSDPIAVKEKFIHAKYAERDFVQKHNMDDSLIAQQMWDNVSSNNKKGVYSLIVGSNADVNLTYGQTSFNSALTLGKALLLQEQPASPSDGSSRCFDRSSLERISPRDSLSPASTSARIDELDDCVDGLSLLHLACRVADVGMVELLLQYGANVNSTDSRGRTPLHHSILKGRHVFAKLLLSRGAESQAMDRDGRTALQYAIDSGTIDDEEILVLLEDPSR from the exons ATGTTTTTCACGAGGCTGGATGACTCGCCCATGTTCAGGAAGCAG ATACAATCACTGGAGGAAGGTGCTGAATTGTTGAGAGAGAGATGTTTGAGGTTTCATAAAGGTTGTCGCAAATACAC TGAAGGACTAGGGGAAGCATATGATGGGGATATTGCATTTGCAAGTTCTTTGGAAGCATTTGGTGGCGGTCATAATGATCCAATCAGTGTTGCTTTTGGAG GCCCTGTCATGACCAAATTTACAATTGCCTTGAGAGAAATTGGAACTTACAAGGAAGTATTGCGGTCACAG GTTGAGCATATGCTAAATGACAAGTTGGTGCAATTTGTGGatattgatttgcatgatGTGAAG GATGCCCGGAAGCGTTTTGACAAGGCTAGCCTTCTCTATGACCAG GCTCGTGAGAGGTATTTATCCTTGAAGAAAGGCACACGGACAGATGTAGCAACTGCAGTAGAGGAT GAGCTCCACAGTGCCAGATCTTCATTTGAGCAAGCTCGTTTCAACCTG GTGACTGCACTTTCAAACATTGAGGCAAAGaaaagatttgaatttttagaggCTGTCAGTGGGACAATGGATGCACATCTTCGCTATTTCAAACAA GGATATGAACTACTACATCAGATGGAACCATATATCAATCAA GTTCTTTCTTATGCACAGCAATCAAGGGAAAGGTCTAACTATGAACAAGCTGCTCTTGTAGAGAGGATGCAGGAATTTAAAAGGCAAATTGATCGGGAAAGTCGTTGGTCACCGAATGGCATAAACAATTCCCCTAATGGTGATGGAATACAAGCAATTGGTAGAAGTTCACATAAAATGATTGAGGCAGTGATGCAATCAGGTTCAAAGGGCAAG GTACAGACCATTAGACAAGGCTATCTCTCAAAGCGATCTTCAAACTTGAGAGGTGACTGGAAAAGAAGGTTCTTTGTTCTTGATAGCCGAGGAATGTTATATTATTATCGCAAGCAGAATAGTAGACCATCA AGTGGTTATACTAACCAACGAAGTAGCACTCCATCAGAGCATGGTTCTGGGTTGCTCAGCAGGTGGTTTTCTTCCCATTATCATGGTGGAGTACATGATGAGAAATCTGTAGCACGACATACTGTGAACTTGCTAACATCAACCATTAAAGCTGACGCAGACCAATCGGATCTGCGGTTCTGCTTCAGAATAATTTCTCCCACAAAAAATTACACTTTGCAG GCAGAGAGTGCGATGGATCAGATGGATTGGATTGAAAAAATAACTGGTGTCATCGCTTCTTTGCTGAGCTCTCAATCGCCTGAACGG CGTCTTCTGCTGAGCCCAAAGGGCAGCGGTCATAATCGAACTGCCAGTGAAAGCAGTTCTTTCAGTAGCTCTACAGAACTTGACCATTCCATAAGTGAAGACTGCATGATGGAAAGGAACCCAGGAAGTGGTTATTTTGAGCACTCTGGCAGAACCACACAGCATCATCGAACCAACATGAAACCTGACAAGCCAATTGACTTGCTTAGGAAAGTGGTTGGCAATAATATTTGTGCTGATTGTGGTGCTGCAGAGCCTGATTGGGCATCCCTAAACCTTGGAATTCTTCTCTGCATAGAGTGTTCAGGGGTGCACAGGAATCTTGGTGTGCACATATCTAAG GTAAGATCTCTGACACTTGATGTCAGGGTTTGGGAGCCATCTGTAATCAATCTCTTCCAGTCATTAGGAAACACATTTGCCAACACTATCTGGGAAGAGATGTTGCCTTCATCAAACAGTGTTGATCATGGTGATATTTCAAG GGCTGACGGACTTGAAAACACATCACGTAACTTGATTTTCAGCAAGCCTAAACATTCGGATCCTATTGCTGTGAAGGAGaaatttattcatgcaaag tATGCTGAACGGGATTTTGTTCAAAAGCATAATATGGATGATAGCCTGATAGCTCAACAGATGTGGGATAATGTAAGTTCAAACAATAAGAAGGGGGTTTACAGTCTGATTGTGGGGTCAAATGCCGATGTAAATTTAACTTATGGGCAGACATCATTTAACTCGGCCCTAACTCTCGGAAAAGCTCTACTATTACAAGAGCAGCCAGCCTCACCGTCAGATGGAAGTTCGAGATGTTTTGATCGTAGTTCACTTGAAAGGATTTCTCCCAGGGACTCTCTTTCTCCTGCCAGCACAAGTGCACGAATCGATGAATTGGATGATTGTGTTGATGGATTGTCATTGCTTCATCTAGCATGCCGCGTTGCAGACGTTGGCATGGTTGAACTTCTCTTGCAATATGGTGCCAACGTAAATTCTACAGACTCTAGAGGTAGAACACCTCTTCATCACAGCATCTTGAAAGGAAGACACGTGTTTGCAAAGTTGCTACTATCCAG GGGTGCTGAGTCACAAGCCATGGACCGAGATGGTAGAACAGCATTACAGTACGCTATTGACAGTGGAACTATTGATGACGAAGAGATTCTTGTTTTGTTAGAAGACCCAAGTAGATAA
- the LOC102704550 gene encoding transcription factor bHLH76-like, with protein sequence MAGFSHLPQQMEHGLITNGFLFCHGHGASTTASAAIHEDASMETSSVVLDHTSPQGTASVDKKRKPREEDSASLNSAHSKEAKESSRKRGGKKHNRDQMEDDAPQGFIHVRARRGQATDSHSLAERVRRERISERMRMLQALVPGCDKVTGKALILDEIINYVQSLQNQVEFLSMRIASLSPVLYGFGIDSDAFSDHSQKIEGMFHEAAAIPASVLNRASPAQSQSIMDTSNTSRPTPYSLQVQGGNSQSQDNGSYIMQTVGEPRQELFNQVVLNNYMCSFQ encoded by the exons ATGGCAGGCTTCTCACACCTCCCACAGCAGATGGAGCATGGCCTCATCACCAATGGCTTCCTTTTCTGCCATGGCCATGGAGCATCAACCACAGCTTCAGCAGCCATCCATGAAGATGCCTCAATGGAGACCTCATCTGTGGTTCTTGATCACACTTCTCCACAGGGCACTGCTTCtgtggacaagaagaggaagccTAGGGAAGAAGACAGTGCTAGCCTCAACTCTGCTCACTCCAAG GAGGCAAAGGAAAGCAGCAGGAAGAGGGGAGGGAAGAAACACAACAGGGACCAGATGGAGGATGATGCACCTCAGGGATTCATCCATGTCAGGGCAAGGAGAGGGCAAGCAACAGATAGCCATAGTCTTGCAGAGAGA gtgaggagagagaggatcaGTGAGAGGATGAGGATGCTGCAGGCACTGGTTCCTGGCTGTGACAAG GTCACTGGGAAGGCTCTCATTTTGGATGAGATCATCAATTACGTGCAGTCCTTGCAGAACCAAGTTGAG TTCCTTTCCATGAGGATTGCCTCTTTGAGCCCTGTGCTGTATGGGTTTGGCATAGACAGTGATGCTTTCAGTGACCACTCTCAG aAGATTGAAGGAATGTTCCATGAGGCAGCTGCAATACCAGCCTCTGTCCTGAACAGGGCTAGCCCAGCTCAATCTCAGTCCATCATGGACACATCAAACACCTCTCGTCCTACACCCTACTCACTTCAAGTCCAGGGAGGCAACTCTCAATCCCAG GACAATGGCAGCTACATTATGCAAACAGTAGGGGAGCCAAGGCAAGAACTGTTCAATCAAGTGGTGCTCAATAATTACATGTGCTCTTTCCAGTAG